In Alphaproteobacteria bacterium US3C007, one genomic interval encodes:
- a CDS encoding NAD(P)H-quinone oxidoreductase, with protein sequence MSAVQEPEFAALSRMRAVEIEKPGGPSMLRLCTRPVPQPNYGDVVIKLAYAGVNRPDALQRAGLYDPPAGASDLPGLEASGTICALGAGVHNLQLGDQVCALLPGGGYSEYAVTPAAHCLPVPNGMDLKQAACLPETFFTVWSNVFMRGGLQAGERFLVHGGSSGIGTTAIQLAHAFGARVFTTAGSAAKCQACLDLGAEQAVNYREADFVAALRSQGGAHLILDMVGGDYIPRNLNALADDGRLVQIAFLAGPKLELNFVQMMTRRLTLTGSTLRPQSDLAKARIAQSLLQNVWPLLEEERIAPVMDSSFALEEAAAAHERMESSAHIGKIVLQVS encoded by the coding sequence ATGAGCGCGGTTCAGGAGCCGGAATTCGCTGCCCTTTCAAGAATGCGCGCCGTTGAGATTGAGAAACCGGGTGGTCCGTCTATGCTGCGGCTCTGCACCCGCCCTGTGCCGCAACCAAATTATGGCGATGTGGTGATCAAATTGGCCTATGCCGGGGTCAATCGCCCTGATGCTTTACAGCGCGCGGGCCTCTATGATCCACCGGCAGGGGCCAGCGATTTGCCGGGGTTGGAAGCCTCGGGCACGATCTGCGCATTAGGGGCTGGCGTGCATAATCTGCAGCTGGGTGATCAGGTATGCGCCTTACTGCCAGGTGGGGGCTATTCAGAATATGCGGTCACCCCTGCTGCGCATTGCTTGCCGGTCCCGAATGGTATGGATTTAAAGCAGGCGGCCTGCTTGCCTGAAACCTTTTTCACCGTGTGGTCAAATGTATTTATGCGCGGGGGATTGCAGGCCGGTGAGCGGTTTTTGGTGCATGGAGGATCATCCGGTATTGGCACCACAGCGATTCAATTGGCCCATGCATTTGGAGCGCGGGTTTTCACGACGGCTGGCAGCGCTGCAAAATGTCAGGCCTGTTTGGATCTTGGGGCTGAGCAAGCGGTGAATTACCGCGAGGCGGATTTTGTGGCGGCGCTGCGTTCACAGGGCGGCGCCCATCTGATTTTGGATATGGTTGGAGGCGATTATATCCCGCGCAATCTCAACGCTTTGGCCGATGATGGGCGGTTGGTACAAATCGCGTTCTTGGCAGGTCCCAAACTAGAGCTGAATTTTGTGCAGATGATGACGCGGCGCTTAACCTTAACCGGCAGCACGCTGCGCCCGCAGTCTGATTTGGCAAAAGCGCGGATTGCCCAAAGCTTGTTGCAAAACGTATGGCCGCTTCTGGAAGAGGAGCGGATTGCACCGGTGATGGATAGCAGTTTTGCTTTGGAAGAGGCTGCAGCCGCGCATGAGCGGATGGAAAGCAGCGCCCATATCGGTAAGATTGTGCTTCAGGTTTCATAA
- a CDS encoding peptidase — translation MQDVRRGAFEVSETAEQRLKNIALVFGLLSVAAVVFDFYPYTMFFSLPFCAIWIFCAWLRSEPQLKWINIVFFCLYVFGISRYFGLV, via the coding sequence ATGCAAGATGTGCGTCGCGGGGCGTTTGAAGTGTCAGAAACGGCCGAACAACGGTTGAAAAATATTGCCCTGGTGTTTGGTCTGTTAAGCGTCGCAGCGGTGGTTTTTGATTTTTACCCCTATACGATGTTCTTTTCACTGCCCTTTTGTGCGATTTGGATTTTTTGCGCGTGGCTGCGTAGCGAACCGCAGTTAAAATGGATCAATATTGTATTTTTTTGCCTCTATGTGTTCGGTATTTCCCGGTATTTTGGGCTGGTGTGA
- a CDS encoding DUF6552 family protein yields MQTVDHVKWLATAVQLVGYGLTGMGITPWNIYLFFAGILLWFAVGVMWKDRAIMVVHIGAFISLLGGYLSAA; encoded by the coding sequence ATGCAAACAGTAGATCATGTAAAATGGCTGGCGACAGCCGTTCAATTGGTGGGGTATGGTTTAACCGGAATGGGGATCACCCCTTGGAATATATATTTATTTTTTGCAGGTATTCTGCTTTGGTTCGCAGTGGGTGTGATGTGGAAAGATCGAGCCATTATGGTGGTGCATATTGGCGCGTTCATCTCGCTTCTAGGCGGGTATCTCAGCGCCGCTTAA
- a CDS encoding FAD-dependent oxidoreductase: MTNLPSHARVVIIGGGVIGCSVAYHLAKLGWKDVVLLERKQLTSGTTWHAAGLIAQLRASSNMTKLAKYTQELYGALEAETGVSTGFKRVGSITVALTDERKEEIFRSAAMARAFGVDIDEITPTEIGEKYPHLNLENVKAGVFLDKDGQGDPANIALALAKGARQGGALIQERVKVSAIARQGRRVTGVDWRAEDGSSGHITCDMIVNCAGMWGHEVGRMAGVNVPLHACEHFYIVSEPIKGLSQLPVLRVPDECAYYKEDAGKMMLGAFEPQAKPWAMNGIPDSFEFDQLPEDFDHFEPILEMAINRMPMLGEAGIHTFFNGPESFTPDDAYHLGLAPEMDNVWVAAGFNSIGIQSAGGAGMALSQWMESGSKPFDLGDVDINRMQPFQGNKHYLFERSKETLGLLYADHFPYRQKASARHIRHSPFHSKLDADAAVFGEAGGWERPNWFAKPSQQRAYHYSWKRQNWFDNAAQELAALRTGVGMYDMSSFGKLRVEGPDAEAFLNYICGNDLSVPIGKIVYTQFLNHAGGIEADITVTRLSETAFIVITPAVTRLADETWMRRHLDDRAVVITDVTAGEAVMAVMGPQARQLLQAVSPNDFSNEANPFGTMQEIEIGLGLARAHRVSYVGELGWEIYVSSDMALHLYDTLSAAGTAFDLKPCGMHAMDCGRIEKGFRHFGHDITCEDHVLEAGLGFAVKTNKPEFIGRDAVLRKKEAGLNTRLLQFQLQDPGPMLYHNEPVLRDGEIVGYLSSGAYGHSLGAAIGMGYVPCKGETREDLLASAYEIDVAGTRIKATASLRPLYDPSATRVKA; this comes from the coding sequence ATGACAAACCTTCCTTCTCACGCGCGTGTCGTCATCATCGGTGGGGGCGTTATCGGCTGTTCTGTGGCCTATCACCTGGCCAAACTGGGATGGAAAGATGTGGTGCTGCTTGAACGCAAACAGCTGACCTCGGGCACCACATGGCATGCCGCCGGATTGATCGCGCAATTACGCGCCAGCTCGAATATGACCAAACTGGCAAAATATACGCAAGAGCTCTATGGGGCATTGGAGGCTGAAACCGGCGTCTCTACGGGGTTTAAACGGGTTGGATCGATCACCGTTGCCTTGACTGACGAACGCAAAGAGGAAATTTTTCGCTCTGCCGCGATGGCACGGGCCTTTGGCGTCGATATTGACGAAATCACCCCAACGGAAATCGGCGAAAAATACCCCCATCTTAACTTGGAAAACGTGAAGGCCGGCGTATTTCTAGACAAAGATGGCCAAGGCGATCCGGCAAATATTGCCTTGGCTTTGGCAAAAGGGGCCCGTCAAGGTGGAGCGCTGATCCAAGAACGCGTTAAAGTCAGCGCGATTGCCCGTCAAGGCCGACGGGTGACCGGTGTTGACTGGCGGGCGGAAGATGGCAGTAGCGGCCATATCACCTGCGATATGATCGTGAATTGCGCCGGAATGTGGGGCCATGAGGTGGGCCGTATGGCGGGGGTCAATGTGCCGCTGCACGCTTGTGAACATTTTTATATCGTCTCAGAACCCATCAAAGGGTTGAGCCAACTTCCCGTGCTGCGGGTGCCCGATGAATGTGCGTATTATAAAGAAGATGCCGGAAAAATGATGCTAGGTGCCTTTGAGCCACAGGCAAAACCCTGGGCGATGAATGGCATTCCTGACAGTTTTGAGTTTGATCAATTGCCCGAAGATTTTGATCATTTCGAACCGATTTTGGAAATGGCGATCAACCGCATGCCAATGTTAGGTGAAGCCGGCATTCATACGTTTTTCAACGGCCCGGAAAGTTTCACGCCCGATGATGCCTATCATTTGGGCCTTGCACCTGAAATGGATAATGTCTGGGTAGCGGCCGGGTTTAATTCGATCGGCATTCAGTCGGCCGGTGGCGCGGGTATGGCGCTGAGCCAATGGATGGAGAGCGGCTCAAAGCCCTTTGATCTGGGGGATGTCGATATTAACCGAATGCAACCTTTTCAGGGCAATAAACATTATTTATTCGAGCGCTCAAAAGAAACGCTGGGCCTGCTTTATGCCGACCATTTTCCCTATCGGCAAAAAGCTTCTGCACGCCATATCCGGCATTCCCCGTTTCATTCAAAACTCGATGCTGATGCCGCGGTTTTTGGCGAAGCTGGCGGGTGGGAGCGGCCCAACTGGTTTGCCAAGCCAAGCCAACAGCGCGCCTATCACTATAGCTGGAAACGCCAGAACTGGTTTGACAATGCCGCCCAAGAGCTAGCCGCCTTAAGAACTGGCGTGGGCATGTATGATATGTCATCATTTGGAAAATTGCGCGTCGAAGGCCCCGATGCAGAGGCGTTTTTAAACTATATCTGCGGCAATGATTTATCGGTACCAATTGGCAAAATTGTCTATACGCAGTTTCTCAATCACGCAGGTGGTATTGAAGCGGATATCACAGTAACCCGGCTCAGCGAAACCGCCTTTATAGTGATAACGCCCGCCGTAACACGCTTGGCCGATGAAACTTGGATGCGCCGCCATTTAGACGACCGCGCCGTTGTCATCACCGATGTGACCGCAGGCGAGGCGGTGATGGCTGTGATGGGCCCGCAGGCGCGCCAGCTGTTGCAAGCCGTATCTCCTAATGATTTTAGCAACGAGGCCAACCCCTTTGGCACGATGCAAGAAATCGAAATCGGCCTAGGTTTGGCGCGTGCACATCGCGTCAGCTATGTGGGTGAGCTGGGCTGGGAAATTTACGTCAGCAGCGATATGGCGCTGCATCTTTACGACACGCTGAGCGCAGCGGGCACCGCCTTTGATCTAAAACCTTGTGGCATGCATGCGATGGATTGCGGGCGTATTGAGAAAGGCTTTCGCCATTTCGGCCATGATATCACCTGCGAAGATCATGTCTTAGAAGCCGGCTTGGGGTTTGCTGTTAAAACCAATAAACCCGAATTTATCGGCCGCGATGCGGTGCTGCGCAAGAAAGAGGCGGGGCTGAACACCCGCCTGCTGCAATTTCAACTGCAAGATCCGGGTCCGATGCTCTATCACAATGAACCCGTGCTGCGTGATGGCGAAATTGTAGGCTATCTCAGCTCGGGCGCTTATGGCCATTCCCTCGGGGCTGCGATTGGCATGGGTTATGTGCCCTGCAAGGGCGAAACCAGAGAGGATCTTTTGGCCTCGGCGTATGAAATTGACGTTGCTGGTACGCGCATAAAAGCCACAGCCTCACTGCGGCCACTCTATGATCCAAGCGCCACGCGGGTGAAAGCCTAA
- a CDS encoding homocysteine S-methyltransferase family protein, translating to MKDITLLDGSIGQELVKRAGKKPTAMWSTAVLIDQPNLVREVHNDYFSAGASVATTNTYPVLKDRLEREGLADQIETLWARAVQTACAARQAHGAGRVAGAIGPLVASYRPELCPPAAEAEALYADIVAALAPNVDVFILETMCSADQAEGLLRATGKTDTPSWLAVSVDDFNGKTLRSGEPLEALKPVLDRHKPDAVLINCARPEAVNEGLEILKDFGLPFGAYANGFTKITDGFLTEAPTVDALQERQDLDPKAYATHAMGWVAQGASIIGGCCEVGPAHIAEIAKQLSQNGYRII from the coding sequence ATGAAAGACATAACCCTATTGGACGGATCCATTGGCCAAGAGCTGGTGAAACGCGCCGGTAAAAAGCCTACTGCTATGTGGTCAACCGCGGTGCTGATTGATCAACCAAATCTGGTAAGAGAGGTTCATAACGACTATTTTTCAGCCGGGGCGAGCGTGGCCACGACCAATACATATCCGGTTCTAAAAGACCGGCTCGAGCGCGAGGGATTGGCCGATCAAATCGAAACCCTTTGGGCGCGCGCGGTGCAAACCGCCTGCGCGGCGCGCCAGGCCCATGGCGCGGGCCGTGTTGCTGGTGCAATTGGCCCTCTGGTGGCCTCTTATCGCCCTGAACTTTGCCCGCCCGCGGCAGAGGCGGAAGCGCTTTATGCAGATATCGTGGCTGCGCTGGCGCCAAATGTGGATGTTTTTATATTAGAAACAATGTGTTCGGCCGATCAGGCTGAGGGGCTTCTAAGAGCCACGGGTAAAACCGATACACCCAGCTGGCTGGCGGTTTCCGTGGATGATTTCAATGGCAAAACGCTGCGATCGGGCGAGCCGCTCGAGGCTTTAAAACCCGTGCTCGACCGTCATAAGCCTGACGCCGTTTTAATCAATTGCGCCCGCCCCGAAGCGGTAAATGAGGGCCTTGAGATTCTAAAAGATTTTGGGCTGCCTTTTGGCGCTTATGCCAATGGATTCACTAAAATAACGGATGGGTTCCTGACCGAAGCGCCAACTGTGGATGCGCTGCAAGAGCGGCAGGATTTAGACCCCAAAGCCTATGCGACCCATGCGATGGGCTGGGTTGCTCAGGGCGCCAGCATCATTGGTGGTTGCTGCGAAGTTGGCCCAGCGCATATCGCAGAAATCGCAAAGCAACTTTCGCAAAATGGCTATCGCATTATTTAA
- a CDS encoding FAD-dependent oxidoreductase, with product MSEFPSTARVVIIGGGAVGASCLYHLAKAGWRDCVLLEKNELTAGSTWHAAGNVPTFSTSWSVMNMQRYSTELYRGLGKAVDYPMNYHVTGSIRLAHSDARMQEFQRAKGMGKSQGMELEILGLDEIKARYPFLETHDLKGALYDPNDGDIDPAQLTQALAKGARDLGAQILRFTPATGVARENNEWIVKTEKGDIRCEYVVNAAGYYAQRVGEWFKPYGGRTLPMMVMSHQYMLTDEIPELEAWSAESGHKLPLLRDVDSSYYLRQEKHGLNLGPYERNCKAHWVNPEDPMPEDFSFQLYPDDLERLEWYVEDAMARVPLLGSAGVSKVINGPIPYAPDGMPLIGPMPGVPNAFEACVFTFGIAQGGGAGKVLAEWLTEGQTEWDMWSCDPRRYTDYTDPDYCVQKGMEVYGHEYGMHFPWHEWPAGRDKKLSPNHQKILELGGVMGAYNGWERANWFAKPGDDTSEETSKTWNRAGPWEARIREECEAVRDHCGVLDLPGFSRFWIQGTGADAWLRGFCTGAIPKIGRMNLIYVADRRGRILTELSCIRLDVDNFVLITAATAQWHDGELIKNSLPAEISLRETTTERDTLIVTGPKSRDILSMISDADLSRGWLTHQWANVVGEKAFLIRVSFAGELGWEIHAENDAMPEIYAAVLEAGAKPFGMYALNSLRIEKGYRAWKGDLSTDYSMLEGGLERFVKFDKPEAFTGKAALLSEKQQGSKKRFVTLRVDAGACDAPYMSTLWHNGEIVGETTSGAWGYRVNASLALGMLRSDLSAAGTEVEVEIYGERRRAIVQTDEPSWDPQNERLRA from the coding sequence ATGTCAGAATTTCCATCAACAGCACGCGTTGTTATCATCGGAGGAGGCGCCGTGGGCGCGTCCTGCCTTTATCATTTGGCCAAAGCCGGCTGGCGCGATTGTGTTCTGCTGGAAAAAAACGAATTGACGGCGGGCAGCACCTGGCATGCGGCGGGCAATGTGCCCACCTTTTCCACCTCTTGGTCGGTGATGAATATGCAGCGCTATTCTACAGAACTTTACCGCGGGCTTGGCAAGGCTGTGGATTATCCGATGAATTACCATGTCACCGGCTCGATCCGACTGGCCCATTCGGACGCGCGCATGCAAGAATTCCAGCGCGCCAAAGGTATGGGCAAATCCCAAGGGATGGAGCTGGAAATTTTGGGATTGGATGAGATCAAAGCCCGCTATCCCTTTCTCGAAACACATGACCTGAAAGGCGCGCTATACGATCCCAATGATGGCGATATTGATCCGGCGCAGCTGACCCAAGCCTTGGCCAAAGGCGCACGTGATCTGGGGGCACAAATTTTACGGTTCACCCCCGCCACTGGGGTTGCGCGCGAAAATAACGAATGGATTGTAAAAACCGAAAAAGGCGATATTCGCTGTGAATATGTGGTGAATGCAGCGGGCTATTACGCCCAGCGCGTTGGCGAATGGTTCAAACCTTATGGCGGACGTACGCTGCCAATGATGGTGATGAGCCACCAATATATGCTCACCGATGAAATCCCCGAGCTTGAAGCCTGGAGCGCTGAATCAGGTCATAAGCTGCCGCTGCTGCGCGATGTCGATAGCAGCTATTATCTGCGCCAGGAAAAACACGGGCTGAATTTGGGGCCTTATGAGCGCAATTGCAAAGCCCATTGGGTAAATCCCGAAGATCCAATGCCCGAGGATTTCAGCTTTCAGCTGTATCCGGATGATTTAGAACGCTTGGAATGGTACGTTGAAGATGCGATGGCGCGGGTGCCCTTGCTGGGCTCTGCCGGTGTGTCAAAAGTAATCAACGGGCCCATCCCCTACGCGCCAGATGGAATGCCTCTGATCGGGCCAATGCCCGGCGTACCCAACGCGTTTGAAGCCTGCGTCTTTACCTTTGGCATCGCGCAGGGCGGTGGCGCGGGTAAAGTGCTGGCTGAATGGCTGACCGAAGGCCAAACCGAATGGGATATGTGGTCTTGCGATCCGCGGCGCTACACCGATTACACAGATCCAGATTATTGCGTGCAAAAAGGCATGGAAGTCTATGGCCATGAATATGGCATGCATTTCCCCTGGCATGAATGGCCCGCCGGGCGCGATAAAAAGCTTTCTCCCAATCACCAGAAAATTCTAGAGCTGGGCGGTGTCATGGGCGCCTATAACGGCTGGGAGCGCGCCAATTGGTTTGCCAAACCTGGCGATGATACCAGCGAAGAAACCAGCAAAACCTGGAACCGCGCGGGGCCATGGGAGGCGCGTATCCGCGAAGAATGCGAAGCCGTGCGCGATCATTGCGGCGTGCTTGACCTGCCCGGGTTTTCACGATTTTGGATCCAAGGCACGGGGGCTGATGCTTGGCTGCGCGGGTTTTGCACCGGCGCCATTCCAAAAATCGGGCGAATGAATTTGATCTATGTGGCGGATCGCCGTGGGCGGATCCTCACCGAATTATCCTGCATTCGGCTAGATGTGGATAATTTTGTGTTGATCACGGCCGCCACGGCGCAATGGCATGATGGGGAATTGATCAAGAACAGCCTGCCAGCCGAGATTTCATTGCGCGAAACCACAACCGAGCGCGATACACTCATCGTCACCGGCCCCAAATCGCGCGATATCTTATCCATGATCAGCGATGCGGATCTATCGCGCGGCTGGCTGACCCATCAATGGGCAAATGTGGTCGGTGAAAAAGCCTTTCTGATCCGCGTATCGTTCGCCGGTGAACTGGGCTGGGAAATCCATGCCGAAAACGATGCAATGCCGGAAATTTATGCCGCCGTTCTAGAGGCCGGCGCCAAACCTTTCGGAATGTACGCGCTGAACTCACTGCGCATCGAAAAAGGCTACCGGGCCTGGAAGGGTGATTTATCCACCGATTATTCGATGCTGGAAGGCGGGCTGGAACGGTTTGTGAAATTTGACAAACCCGAAGCGTTCACCGGCAAAGCTGCGCTTCTAAGCGAAAAACAACAAGGCAGCAAAAAACGCTTTGTCACCCTGCGCGTTGATGCGGGCGCCTGCGATGCACCTTATATGTCAACGCTATGGCACAATGGTGAGATCGTTGGAGAAACCACCTCTGGGGCTTGGGGCTATCGGGTGAATGCCTCGCTGGCCTTGGGCATGTTGCGCAGCGATCTGAGCGCGGCAGGGACCGAAGTTGAGGTTGAAATTTACGGTGAACGGCGTAGAGCAATCGTACAAACGGATGAGCCAAGTTGGGATCCGCAAAACGAAAGGCTGCGTGCATGA
- a CDS encoding LysE family translocator yields the protein MSFEAWIIFVSFWALFVTTPGPNALNCITVALHYGFNTALFCVLAILTQASLFLTLSAFGITALIAASPLAFDLFKWLGAGFLIYLGLRGWISAAQPVTAQKPDHRKIYVKAFMIATINPKSIAGYLAAFSQFVQPDIPIWAQMGTIFPTALCLTTCSYLCYCAIGAKLGQTAINAVFSTNLRRIMALFFVFYGVLLGSSQMGKGV from the coding sequence ATGAGCTTTGAAGCCTGGATCATATTTGTCAGTTTTTGGGCATTGTTTGTCACCACGCCGGGGCCCAACGCGCTGAACTGTATCACGGTGGCCCTGCATTACGGCTTTAACACCGCGCTTTTTTGCGTGCTGGCGATACTGACACAAGCATCGTTGTTTCTAACCCTTTCGGCATTTGGCATCACCGCGCTCATCGCCGCCTCCCCTTTGGCATTTGACCTTTTCAAATGGTTGGGCGCAGGGTTTTTGATCTATTTGGGCCTACGGGGGTGGATCAGCGCGGCGCAACCCGTTACCGCGCAAAAACCCGATCATCGGAAAATCTATGTCAAAGCCTTTATGATCGCCACGATCAATCCCAAATCAATCGCTGGATATCTGGCGGCTTTCAGCCAATTTGTTCAGCCGGATATTCCGATATGGGCGCAAATGGGCACGATTTTTCCCACCGCGCTTTGTCTGACCACATGCTCTTACCTTTGCTATTGCGCGATCGGGGCAAAGCTAGGCCAAACCGCAATAAATGCCGTTTTCAGCACAAATTTGCGCCGCATTATGGCACTCTTCTTTGTGTTTTACGGAGTTCTATTGGGCAGTAGCCAAATGGGAAAAGGGGTTTGA
- a CDS encoding XRE family transcriptional regulator, whose protein sequence is MAAAAASSLKSLGADLRSLRKARGQTLAHLAEQVDKSVGWLSQVERDISQPSIDDLRALAAALDVSISVFFGQSEPPADEAGFVVRHGARRPLGSGEAGLVEELLSPDLTDDFEMLHSTFEPGAALSAPISRPTQEVGYLLSGKLDMVIAGKAFTIHPGDSFRIRGEAFQYANPYTTAAVAIWVIAPPVY, encoded by the coding sequence ATGGCCGCGGCAGCCGCATCATCACTCAAATCCTTAGGGGCGGATCTGCGTTCGCTGCGCAAAGCGCGCGGCCAAACTTTGGCACATTTGGCAGAACAGGTTGATAAATCAGTCGGTTGGCTGAGCCAGGTCGAACGCGATATTTCGCAACCCTCTATCGACGATTTGCGCGCGCTTGCAGCGGCGCTTGATGTTTCGATCTCGGTGTTTTTTGGACAAAGCGAACCCCCCGCCGATGAGGCCGGTTTTGTCGTGCGCCATGGCGCGCGCCGGCCTCTAGGCTCGGGCGAGGCGGGCTTGGTAGAAGAGCTGTTATCGCCCGATTTGACGGATGATTTTGAAATGCTCCATTCTACGTTTGAACCTGGTGCTGCGTTAAGCGCCCCCATCAGCCGCCCCACGCAAGAAGTCGGGTATTTGCTATCAGGAAAACTGGATATGGTGATTGCGGGCAAAGCCTTTACCATCCACCCCGGCGACAGCTTTCGCATCCGCGGAGAAGCGTTTCAATATGCCAACCCCTATACAACAGCGGCCGTTGCGATCTGGGTGATCGCGCCGCCCGTCTATTGA
- a CDS encoding RluA family pseudouridine synthase: MSSAYSPPDEPLNILYDDHQIVVVDKPAGLLSVPGRGPHLADCLITRVQAVFPSALLVHRLDRDTSGVMVFALSAHAQRHISLQFEQRKTQKTYIALVAGQVQDKTGIVDLPLIVDWPNRPRQMVCHETGKPAVTEWQVMRAKDTETRLRLKPKTGRSHQLRVHCLALGHPILGDPFYASDAAAEYPRMMLHSEELRLKHPETGKGLKFRSPAPF, encoded by the coding sequence ATGAGCAGTGCGTATTCTCCTCCTGATGAGCCATTGAATATCCTTTACGATGATCATCAGATCGTTGTGGTGGACAAACCGGCGGGCCTGCTATCGGTGCCCGGGCGCGGGCCACATTTGGCCGATTGTCTGATTACCCGGGTCCAAGCGGTTTTCCCCAGCGCGCTATTGGTGCATCGGCTTGACCGGGATACATCCGGCGTGATGGTCTTTGCGCTGAGCGCGCATGCGCAGCGGCATATATCGCTGCAATTTGAGCAGCGCAAAACCCAAAAAACCTATATTGCGCTTGTTGCCGGGCAGGTGCAGGACAAAACGGGCATCGTGGATTTGCCCTTGATTGTGGACTGGCCCAACCGGCCGCGGCAGATGGTGTGCCATGAAACCGGAAAGCCGGCTGTTACCGAGTGGCAGGTGATGCGTGCGAAAGACACGGAAACCCGTTTGCGTTTAAAACCCAAAACCGGACGCTCGCATCAATTGCGCGTGCATTGTTTGGCGCTTGGTCATCCGATTTTAGGCGATCCGTTTTACGCCAGCGACGCCGCGGCAGAATATCCGCGGATGATGCTGCATTCGGAAGAGCTTCGCCTCAAACACCCTGAAACGGGCAAAGGGCTGAAATTTCGCAGCCCCGCGCCGTTTTAA